The proteins below are encoded in one region of Candidatus Binatia bacterium:
- a CDS encoding BTAD domain-containing putative transcriptional regulator, with the protein MALRLYVTGSVGIENGTLVMGERSFPGNQGRLVFAMLACERRRPVARDELADWLWGEELPEAWAAGLSAIVSKLRALFAKAGLPRDGAIDQTFGAYRLQLPPDAWIDVEAAEIHLELAEAAKNRGAPMDGYGDALTTYMICRRPLLAGEENAWLERKRRELAVLLVRALDCLVDVYAGGEKRALAIKFAEEALDIDPYNEWFYRKLIALHASDGNRGAAARAFTRCKKLLADDLGIAPSEATEAAYAAALHEKGTPL; encoded by the coding sequence ATGGCGCTCCGGCTCTACGTGACCGGCTCCGTAGGAATCGAGAACGGGACCCTCGTGATGGGCGAGCGCTCCTTTCCGGGCAACCAGGGGCGGCTCGTCTTTGCGATGCTCGCCTGCGAACGGCGCCGGCCGGTCGCGCGTGACGAGTTGGCCGACTGGCTCTGGGGCGAGGAGCTTCCCGAGGCCTGGGCCGCCGGACTCTCGGCGATCGTCAGCAAACTGCGGGCGCTCTTTGCGAAGGCCGGGCTCCCGCGCGACGGGGCGATCGATCAAACGTTCGGGGCCTATCGCCTCCAACTGCCGCCCGACGCCTGGATCGACGTCGAGGCCGCCGAGATCCACCTCGAGCTAGCCGAAGCGGCGAAGAACCGCGGCGCACCGATGGACGGCTACGGCGACGCGCTGACGACGTATATGATCTGCCGGCGTCCGCTCCTCGCGGGCGAAGAGAACGCGTGGCTCGAGCGCAAGCGCCGCGAACTCGCGGTATTGCTCGTACGCGCGCTCGACTGCCTCGTCGACGTCTATGCCGGCGGTGAGAAGCGCGCGCTAGCGATCAAATTCGCCGAGGAAGCCCTCGACATAGATCCGTACAACGAATGGTTCTACCGGAAGCTCATCGCGCTGCATGCCTCCGACGGCAATCGCGGCGCTGCGGCGCGCGCATTCACGCGCTGCAAGAAGCTGCTCGCCGACGATCTCGGCATCGCGCCGTCCGAAGCGACCGAAGCCGCGTATGCCGCGGCTCTTCACGAGAAAGGAACGCCCTTATAA
- a CDS encoding DUF1059 domain-containing protein, protein MRKTITCECGFVIEGATDDELVRRGQEHASQHHGLQLSREQLLAMATPAD, encoded by the coding sequence ATGCGAAAGACCATTACGTGCGAGTGCGGGTTCGTGATCGAGGGTGCGACCGACGATGAGTTGGTCCGCCGCGGCCAGGAGCACGCGTCGCAACACCACGGCCTGCAACTATCCCGCGAGCAACTGCTCGCGATGGCGACGCCGGCCGATTGA
- a CDS encoding methyltransferase domain-containing protein: MTAAQPTFDADLYKETTRKQWQSAAEAWNRWGSLLEAWLGEATAVMCDLAQLEPGDRVVDLAAGAGGQSLAAARRVGPSGSVVATDISSNILAFVLRNAEHEGLRNVRTVVADGEDLPFEAGSFDAAITRLGLIYFPNRQAALCETARVLVPGGRLSAVVYTTADRNAFFSIPVSVIRERAKLPPPLPGQPGPFSLGAAGVLESAYLDAGFRDVEVRTIPAPVRMASAQECVRFEQESFGALHQMLAGLPESERASVWDEIHERLRAFETADGFVGPCELLVAAATA; the protein is encoded by the coding sequence ATGACCGCAGCGCAACCCACCTTCGATGCAGACCTCTATAAGGAAACGACGCGCAAGCAGTGGCAGAGCGCCGCCGAGGCGTGGAATCGCTGGGGGAGCCTGCTCGAGGCGTGGCTCGGCGAAGCGACCGCCGTCATGTGCGACCTCGCGCAACTCGAGCCCGGGGATCGCGTCGTCGATCTCGCAGCCGGCGCCGGTGGGCAGAGTCTCGCGGCTGCTCGTCGCGTCGGTCCGTCCGGGAGCGTGGTGGCGACCGACATCTCCTCGAACATCCTCGCGTTCGTGCTGCGCAACGCGGAGCACGAAGGCCTGCGCAACGTTCGTACCGTCGTTGCCGATGGGGAGGATCTGCCGTTCGAGGCAGGCTCGTTCGATGCGGCCATTACGCGACTCGGGCTCATCTACTTTCCGAACCGGCAGGCTGCGCTGTGCGAGACCGCGCGAGTGCTCGTTCCCGGTGGACGGTTGAGCGCCGTCGTCTATACGACCGCCGACCGCAACGCCTTCTTCTCGATTCCCGTCTCGGTCATTCGCGAGCGCGCAAAACTTCCGCCTCCGCTTCCCGGACAGCCCGGCCCCTTCAGCCTCGGCGCGGCAGGCGTGCTCGAAAGCGCCTATCTCGACGCGGGCTTTCGCGACGTCGAGGTGCGGACGATCCCGGCGCCGGTTCGGATGGCCTCGGCACAAGAGTGCGTGCGCTTCGAGCAAGAGTCGTTCGGCGCGCTCCACCAGATGCTCGCCGGCCTGCCGGAAAGCGAACGCGCCTCGGTCTGGGACGAGATCCACGAGCGTCTGCGCGCCTTCGAGACGGCCGACGGTTTCGTCGGACCCTGCGAGTTGCTCGTGGCCGCGGCTACCGCGTAA